The sequence ACACCCATTTCTGTGCAGGTTGGGCCTCTATGCTCTTGTTCTAATCCTCAATGTTCATTTAAATTTTTTGAGAAAGAGAATGTATTACTATGGCATTTGAGCACCACTTTCAAATCTGATTGAAACATGAAATTAATGTAGAATTCTGTATAATATCACAGGATCCAGTGCACCTCCTGAGGACGTCGCATGTAGTGACAATGTCGGGAGAGACGTGGCACAGGAGAGAGGTAAAAAACGTACATACGTAGGCTAAAACAGCATGtgctcacactcaaacacacatgcacatgcacacacaatgtTTTATTATGTTCATGTGGTTAAGATTATTCAACATTACAGCATCACTCTATATTTACTAAACAAGATCACAGTACAAAGTCATTTAGCATTTGCAGACTGATGCTCACATCTGGTTTTTATCTTAATTTAGGAGTCGGCAATGAGCGACCGATCTATGGTAAATTTACGCTTCTACATTTACCATTTTCTTTCAATGGACTGGAATGGAATTGTAAAGTTGTTTTATTTTCTACATGGACCTAGTTTGAACTGTTCTCTTCCCACCTTTCAATAGAAAACAATGAGCACGATCCAACCAGAATGCAGCATGATCCGACCAGAATTCAGCATGATCCGACCACAATTCAGCATGATCCCACCAGAATTCAGCATGATCTAACCAGAATTCAGCATGATCCAACCAGAATTCAGCATGATCCAACCAGAATTCAGCATGATCCAACCAGAATTCAGCATGATCCAACCAGAATTCAACATGAAGCACAAAGAAACCAGCACGAACCAGCTAGATACAAAAATAAATTGCGAGATTCGAGTGAGAAAAGAAGACAGGGGTTTCATGGAGGTAAGCTATGTGTGTTACATACCGTAGACATTCTATAACCATTGTCCCTTGTTCAATGATACCAATATTTTCATCCCCGCTTGGTATGCATGTTGAATTCAGAAGTAACTAAACTTTATGGACTTTCCTTCCCCAGAACTCATGAGCAGATTGCGCCAATCAAGTCTCGGACAGCGTTACTATGGTAAAGTCAGAGCTTTGTAATGATTAATTTACAGTATAGACTTGCGGTGATCCTTTTATGAATTACATTGACTTGTCGTGAACTCCGACAGCAAACCAAACCGAGATCAACCAGCAAGCCAGAGTTCAGATGGACAACCACAAAAGAGCAAACGAAGCAAAGACCAACCCGGAGGGCAGATCCCAAATGGACAACCGCCAAAGAGGTGTCCTACACACTATGTTTTACAGTAATCTCTGATACAAATCAATATGCACTCTAGCATTTTGTTATTAAAGCCTTGTCTCCTCATTACAGGAAGCTTTTGGAGAAAGAAACCCAAAGAGCGTGagttgcaaaaaatatatatatatttttttacacacaacatactgtataatcaTAATAACTTATAttaagtcctctctctctctcccagaatgTGAATATGAAAACCCTATCTATAACAGTGCAGTCAAACTCAACAAACTATAGACGGGGATGAAGAGGATACTGAGTCTCATCTCCTTGGTCTCACTTTTGTTTaggttgtattttattttttttgtaaataaagtACATTACATTGTCTTGAAAGTGAAACAAATATGAAATAAAGTTCATTTTTAAATAGGTTTATGATTCTTTCATGCAATGTATTATCCAATGTGAATCAGAAAAGTCTGTAATCAAGACAATTAACCCTAATAACCCACAGCTGTGTCCCCCTACCATGGATGGTCACCATTGTCCACTGTTTGCTGACCATCAGAGATGAAGAGGTACTCTTCTGTTGATGTAATGATTCTTCGTTATTATTACCCTAACCTGCACAGAGCTAGAGGGATATAATCCATACATTCAACCGCACTGACAGTCTGAAAGGTAGGAAATAGAACTGCAGTTTACAAAGACATAAATTACAGTAATGTTGAATGGAAACTGGATGAATGTATGTCCAATGTaatgtggcagaccagggggtttgatCAAGACGTTTACACATAAGACACGGACACAAGTGTGATACCTCAGTTTCAAGAGTGTTTAATTAAAACAATAAATAAGAAGAAAAGAAACCGGTCTCCTCCAGGAAACCTCTTCCGGGTTACCGCCTTCTGGGCTCTGGAGTAGACCACCAAGCCGCTCGGGTCTAGCAGACTGTGAGAACGTCAGTCCGGAAGCAACCTCTCACTACCTCCAATCCTCCCGTGTGCTGCCCtcctggcagctttatgggcctTGTACGGCTGGTGTGCAATCAGCCCCTTGATTACCCACCAGCCTTATTCAgtcccaattagtcctggccagAGGACACGTCGAGACCTGGCAtgtccagcagagggagccaccGCCACGTGATGTAGGGGCCACTAGGCCTcaacgagtctccccctggtggcttgtCCGTGGTACGCCACAGTAAGTATTTTAAAATGTTCATTCCTGATGTCAAATGGCAATATCATTGGTTATACAATATGTGTGGTTTTGGCTAATTGCTAATGTCATGTGTATTCAAATTCACACAGATGAACCTGGTGGACACTGCAGGGCATTAGATATCGTTCAGTGCCACTATCTTATGGGAGAGACAGACCGGTTCCTTGTCTTTTCTGTTAGCTACTATGGCTGTCTCGTCAAAAGACAAGTAGGCTAATTATTTCCGCTAATATTACATCTCATAATTTTTTTTGCTGTAGCACTTAAAGGCTGACGTTAACATCACTTTTATTAAAATGTGCCAGGGAGATATTGCCAGTTTGACAGTGGTCATCAAGGCTATGGTCGATGAGGGCCAAGTTTAGATCACCAAGAGATTGCCTCTCATCTTTAAAATGCCAACTGGCATCCTGAAAGGTAACAAAATATTTGccttaatgtaatataatacaaaAGTTGCATTGTGGAAAGAATGTATTAAGCAGCAATATAGTTTGAAATTATATCAGTTATCAACCATCTAAACATTCCCTTCAGAGGAAATCAGCAAAGTTGACAATCCACCATCGAGAAGCTCTCTTGGGCACTGAGACAAGggttcatcatcatcattttccagaatgtcacccccccccccctctgaacCTGGACACAGTCCAGATCCCCTCCAACCACAGCCAGAATGGCAAGCCCAAAACCAGGACTGATCACTCTGTTACCTTCCTCTTTCAATTCACCTACTGTGGCATTCAATCACAGAGGTGTGTACCATTTAGATGGTCTATTTCTCCATTAGATCTATTTCCCTACCACGTCAAATTGATTTTTTCCTTGGGCCTCCTTTCAGATTGTTGATGGAAAATGTTTTTGGTATCTCAGAtggttctggcaattctcacatagaaacttaaTTGTGAGGAAAatgtttgacatgctttttacatttgtatcacacaAACCATTTTTTAGAAACTCATGATGAAAGTGGCaattttaggccctttttagacctagACATGCCTcatgtaagaccctatgatctgtgaaccgtacatgatacagacaacatcttgctGTCATTATACACCTTATAGTGTGCTCTCAAATATAGAGTATGTATAGATTATGAAATACAATGTTTTCCAttaatttattcaacatttaaatctcaaaagtaccctttttgatttagcttatttttttacattttgtatttGGAAAATGGTCTATTGGGTGAACGTTGAGGCAGATCAACTTTTGCATAATAATCAAGGATCTATATTTCGAGATACCCGCTTTAGTTAAGAATTACAGTGATCCAGTTGATCATTTATAGTGTGGAAGATATAATGGAGTTACACCTGTATGTTTGCATGTGATTTCTCCCTTTCTAAGAATGACCTTCCACTGCAGCTATGCATTGAAcagcagaggtgggaccaagtcattgttttacaagtcacaagtaagtctcaagtcaagaccgtcaagtattaagtcaagtctcaagtctttaactttcgagtcctaaacaagtcctAATGTGCTccttttttcacctttatttaaccaggtaggctagttgagaacgagttctcatttacaactgcgacctggccaagataaagcaaagcagttcgacacatacaacaacacagttacacatggaataaacaaacatacagtcaataatacttAACTTTACACTAGTCTACCTACATGATACActagtaaagtaataaaatatatagctgtcggctatattagccacgactcaCCGTTCTTTGTCGAACgaagttggaaattgttgcgcctccatctgtaattttcttccggcatgttttgcaagttgaaatccgttttttgttgatacagagttctctttatatccgaaaataataatttggggtatcatctttccaagggctccatctgaattcacccgccgacgttcctctgcactgccacgcacaacgttttctcagctggcacaattttattggctgctgtccgattcaaactgtaatccgttaatgaagagttgatgcgctgcacactttttttaatagcatcatttttaatatttgggcttggggagggtatcaagtcaggtcgagtcataggctcaagtcaagtcacgagtcattggtgttaaagtgaaagtcgagtccaagtcatcatatttgtgactcgagtctgactcgagtccaagtcatgtgactcgagtccacaccactgttgaaatacaaaaacatgaaTTGTGTCTTTCCAGTGCACACACATTAAAACAATTTAATAGGTTCGGCCAATTGCTATATATTGTGAGCAATTTGACTCTTGGTTGTGTTCTCTCCCCAGACTCCTgttacatgtacactaccgttaaaaagtttggggtcacttagaaacgtccttgtttttgaaagaaaagctaattttttgtccattaaaataacatcaaattgatcagaaatacagtgtagacatgttttatgttgtaaatgactattgttgctggaaacggctgatttttaatggaatatctacataggcgtaagaggcccattatcagcaaccatcactcctgtgttccagtggtatgttgtgttagctaatccaagtttatcattttaaaaggctaattgatgattagaaaacccttttgcaattatgttagcacagctgaaaactgttgttctgattaaagaagcaataaaactggccttctttagactagttgagtatctggggcatcagcatttgtgggttcgattacaggctcaaaatggccagaaacaaagaactttcttctgagaCTCGTCAGTCTatacttgttctgagaaatgaaggctattccatgcgagaaattgccaagaaactgaagatctcgtacaacgctgtgtattactcccttAACAGAAGAGTGTAAACTGTCtccaaccagaatagaaagaggagtgggaggccccggtgcacaactgagcaagaggacaagtacattagtgtctagtttgagaaacagacacctcacaagtcctcaactggtagcttcattaaattgtacccacaaaacaccagtctcaacgtcaacagtgaagaggcgactctgtgatgctggccttctaggcagagttgcaaagaaaaagccatatctcagactgggcaataaaaataaaagattaagatgggcaaaagagcacagacactggacagaggaactctgcctagaaggccagcatcccggagtcgcctcttcactgttgacgttgagactggtgttttgcaggtactatttaatgaagctgccagttgaggacttgtgaggcgtctgtatcCACAGTAAGGGTGTCAAGTATCCATCACATCACAAGTGGTTCGTGGTCCATGGATTTACAAAGTCTGAGTGGCTGTTAAATCATATACAAAATTCaaagtacaagtataaatcatttcaaattccttatattaagcaaagcagatggcacaattttctaGTTTTTGTATTTACAGaaagcacactccaacactcagacataatttacaaacaagcaTTTGTTtcgtgagtccaccagatcagaggcagtagggatgaccagggatgttctcttgataagtatgtgAATTAGACCagattttcctgtcctgctaagcattcaaaatgtcacaggtacttttaggtgtcagggaaaatgtatggactaaaaagtacattattttctttaggaatgtagtgaagtaaaagtaaaagttgtcaaaaatataaataataaagtacagatacgctcccaaaaacgacttaagtagtactttaaagtgtcttcacttaagtactttacaccactgataacactttaccccccccccccagttagaCTTCCATTGTGATACAGATGTCTGTAGAAGAACCAGCTGCTCAATGCTCTGTAACAGAAGTAAGTTTAAGTTTGTCCTattattgagtgtagtctggcccaggagtgtgaaggtgaacggaaaggcactggagcaacgaaccgcccttactgtctctgcctggccggttcccctctctccactgggattctctgcctctaaccctgttactggggctgagtcactggcttactggtgctctccatgccgtccctaggagggatgcgtcacttgagtgggttgagtcactgacgtgatcttcctgtccgggttgccccccccccccccacggttgtgccgtggcggagatcttcgtgggctatactcagccttgtctcaggatggtaagttggtggttgaagatatccctctagtggtgtgggggctgtgctttggcaaagtgggtggggttatatcctgcctgtttggccctgtccgagggtatcgtcggacggggccacagtgtctcccgacccctcctgtctcagcctccagtatttatgctgcagtagtttatgtgtcgggggctagggtcagtctgttatatctggagtatttctcctgtcttatccagtgtcctgtgtgaatttaagtatgctctctctaattctctctctctttttctctgtttctttctctctttcgttCTTTCTCGCTCTcgaaggacctgagccctaggaccatgcctcaggactacctggcatgatgactccttgctgtccctagtCCACATGGCcgtactgctgctccagtttcaactgttctgcctgcggctatggaaccctgacctgttcaccggacgtgctacctgtcccagacctgctgttttcaaatctctagagacagcaggagcggtagagatactctgaatgatcgtatatgaaaagccaactgacatttactcctgaggtgcccACCTGTTGCATCCTCGACAActgctgtgattattattatttgaccctgctggtcatctaggaacatttgaacatcttggccatgttctgttataatcgccatccagcacagccagaagaggactggccagccctcatagcctggttctgcttcctaggttttggcctttctagggagtttttcctagccactgtgcttctacacctgcattgcttgctgtttggggttttaggctgggtttctgtacagcactttgtgacatcagctgatataagaagggctttataaatgaatttgattgattgattgacttatCATCGAAGCGAAGTAAAGTGTTTACTTTGCTTTGGAATAGGTCCCATTCTCTGGATACATGTGTTGTCAATAATTTCCAAGTCTATTCTCCctagagtggcgcagcggtctgaggcactgcatctcagtgctagaggcatcactacagacacactggtttgaatccaggctgtatcacaaccggccgtgattgggagtcccatagggcggcgcaaaattggcccagggttggccggtgtaggccgtcattgcaaataagaatttgttcttaactgatttgcctagtttaataaaggttaaataaaaaagaataGGGAGGAGGCAAATAGGAGTGCTGAGAGAACAACAAAAGAAGAGTGATCTGCAGCACACCATTGTCTCTGGTGGACCTGTTATCCTTCAGGTGTAAATAATTTGGGACACAGTTGCTCttgttttattgatttatttatgTTTGTGGTTTGTAGTGCTTGAGACTAGGGAGCTCTCCCATGCTTCCAATGCAGGTGCAGAGGAGATACCAagagctgtccatggttctgaacaTCTCTTATCCAGGGTTGGTCCTTGCAGTTCTGCAAGACCAAAAATCGCTGTCCCTGCAAAACTAGAATAGTCCCAGTAaacaaaatcatgttgaaaagatgtgtaaaatatatattttccagacgttgaagtTATGTTCAATTTAGGTTCTGAATGGAAGGTGaaaagtatattatttttgtTTAAACTACATATTTTCCAGGAAGTTGAAAACGCATATTTTCCGGACgttaaaaaaaacgtattttccaGAAGGTGAAATAAGGTAAATGTTCAGTTCTGAAAGAAAgttgaaaatacttattttccggatgttgaaatcaggcacatttttggttctgaatgaaagtttaaaaaaatatataaaaaaataaata comes from Salvelinus alpinus chromosome 21, SLU_Salpinus.1, whole genome shotgun sequence and encodes:
- the LOC139548021 gene encoding uncharacterized protein, with the translated sequence MLLVKTEVCFFLMVLCYTSFASMGNKHCHDSCNTSTLQAPLGSAVLLSCSFGSTSLGISPGHVWVVWNQGSGSGASLVNITSSGKVDFLDPRQGRVKAFPNQGGLGNFSILIDALQASDLGSYCCELQSHDQCHRVEVEELEEGSHIVLFFSVGSLAILLVLLSGCFCWVKWTRVTTERTPDYINTHFCAGSSAPPEDVACSDNVGRDVAQERGVGNERPIYENNEHDPTRMQHDPTRIQHDPTTIQHDPTRIQHDLTRIQHDPTRIQHDPTRIQHDPTRIQHDPTRIQHEAQRNQHEPARYKNKLRDSSEKRRQGFHGELMSRLRQSSLGQRYYANQTEINQQARVQMDNHKRANEAKTNPEGRSQMDNRQRGSFWRKKPKEQCEYENPIYNSAVKLNKL